The Acipenser ruthenus chromosome 37, fAciRut3.2 maternal haplotype, whole genome shotgun sequence genome has a window encoding:
- the LOC117966136 gene encoding transmembrane protein 127 has translation MYAPPGSGLQGSRRRRGPGGSALPKQPERSLASALPGALSITALCTALAEPAWLRVHGGTCPRQELGVADVLGYVDTKLLEDYCMNPQTILQLRVIAAFCFLGILCSLCAFLLDVFGPKHPALKITRRYAFAHILTVLQCATVIGFCYWASELILSLQQQHRMYHGSLIYVTFAVSFYLVAGAGGASILATAANLLRHYPTEEEEQALELLSEMEESSETYPGDYDLANQFQPPPAYTP, from the exons ATGTATGCACCACCGGGATCTGGACTGCAAGGAAGCCGGCGAAGGAGAGGGCCGGGTGGAAGCGCACTCCCAAAGCAGCCGGAGAGGAGCCTGGCGTCGGCACTACCCGGTGCCCTCTCCATCACTGCGCTGTGTACGGCGCTGGCAGAGCCTGCTTGGCTGCGGGTTCACGGGGGCACCTGTCCTCGACAGGAGCTGGGGGTAGCTGATGTTCTGGGATACGTGGACACCAAACTACTTGAAG ATTACTGTATGAATCCTCAAACGATTCTCCAGCTCCGTGTGATTGCTGCCTTCTGTTTCCTGGGCATCCTGTGCAGTCTCTGTGCCTTTCTGTTGGACGTCTTTGGGCCAAAACACCCTGCCCTCAAAATCACCCGCCGGTATGCCTTCGCCCACATCCTGACAG TTCTGCAGTGTGCCACAGTGATTGGGTTCTGTTACTGGGCCTCCGAGTTGATCCTGTCCCTCCAGCAGCAGCACAGGATGTACCACGGCTCTCTCATCTACGTCACCTTCGCCGTTAGCTTCTACCTCGTCGCAGGGGCTGGTGGAGCTTCCATCCTGGCCACAGCTGCCAACCTGCTGCGACACTACCCCAccgaggaggaggagcaggctctggaactGCTTTCCGAGATGGAGGAGAGCAGCGAGACCTACCCCGGGGACTACGACCTTGCCAACCAGTTCCAGCCGCCCCCCGCCTACACCCCCTAA
- the LOC117397809 gene encoding probable cytosolic iron-sulfur protein assembly protein CIAO1 gives MKDSLKLVSKFTAHPDSRCWFVAWNPKGTLLASSGGDRSIRIWGREGDSWVCKSVLEEGHQRTVRKVAWSPCGNYLASASFDATTCIWRKKQDDFECVTTLEGHENEVKCVAWAPSGNLLATCSRDKSVWVWEVDEEDEYECVSVVNSHTQDVKHVVWHPNQEILASASYDNSVKLYKEDDDDWVCRDTLEGHESTVWSVDFDKSGQRLASCSDDKTVKIWREYEPGNEQGVVCNGTAPTWKCICTLSGFHSRSIYDISWCHLSGAMATACGDDAIRVFEEDTTSDPHQPTFSLAAHVPKAHDQDVNCVSWNPKEVGLLASCSDDGDIGIWSYQPQH, from the exons ATGAAGGATTCGCTGAAGCTGGTGTCGAAGTTCACTGCGCACCCAGACTCGAGGTGCTGGTTCGTGGCTTGGAACCCCAAAGGAACTTTGCTGGCTTCTTCGGGAGGGGACCGGTCCATTCGCATATGGGGGCGAGAGG GTGACTCGTGGGTGTGTAAGTCGGTCCTGGAGGAGGGTCACCAGCGGACGGTGCGGAAGGTGGCTTGGTCTCCCTGCGGGAACTACCTCGCCTCGGCCAGCTTCGACGCCACCACCTGCATCTGGAGGAAGAAGCAAGACGACTTTGAG TGCGTGACCACTCTGGAAGGGCATGAAAACGAAGTGAAGTGCGTGGCCTGGGCCCCCTCCGGGAACCTGCTGGCCACCTGCAGCCGAGACAAGAGCGTCTGGGTTTGGGAAG tggaCGAGGAGGATGAGTAcgagtgtgtcagtgtggtgaACTCGCACACGCAGGACGTCAAGCATGTCGTCTGGCACCCAAACCAGGAA ATCCTGGCTTCAGCCAGCTATGACAACTCAGTGAAGCTGTACAAGGAGGATGATGATGACTGGGTGTGCCGGGACACCCTGGAGGGTCACGAGTCAACGGTGTGGAGCGTGGACTTCGACAAGAGCGGCCAGAGACTGGCCTCCTGCAGCGACGACAAGACTGTGAAGATCTGGAGGGAGTACGAGCCTGGGAACGAGCAAG GTGTGGTGTGTAACGGCACAGCCCCAACCTGGAAGTGTATCTGCACCCTGTCTGGCTTCCACTCCCGCAGCATCTACGACATCTCCTG GTGTCACCTGTCCGGCGCCATGGCGACAGCATGCGGGGACGATGCCATCCGGGTGTTTGAGGAGGACACGACCTCTGACCCCCACCAGCCCACCTTCTCCCTGGCCGCCCACGTCCCCAAAGCCCACGATCAGGATGTGAACTGCGTGTCCTGGAACCCCAAAGAAGTGGGGTTGCTGGCCTCCTGCAGCGATGACGGGGACATTGGCATCTGGAGCTACCAGCCACAGCACTGA